The following coding sequences are from one Nymphalis io chromosome 5, ilAglIoxx1.1, whole genome shotgun sequence window:
- the LOC126768403 gene encoding pre-mRNA-splicing factor ISY1 homolog, which translates to MARNAEKAMTTLARWRAAQVQEAGGQRERRPYLASECNDLPQAEKWRLQIVREIAKKVAQIQNAGLGEFRIRDLNDEINKLMREKRHWEVQIKSLGGPDHARVGPRMLDQDGKEVPGNRGYKYFGAAKDLPGVRELFEQEPPAAPRRTRADLMRDVDADYYGYRDDDDGLLLPLEQEAEKEAIEKAVDEWKRNKEENRDQETTEEENIYPEDPDDKRIEDEENEKPMETSHVAVPSQKDVEEALLRRKKQELLEKYGCLDVKMEES; encoded by the exons ATG GCAAGGAATGCAGAAAAAGCTAT gaCGACATTGGCGCGTTGGCGCGCTGCACAAGTACAAGAAGCAGGCGGGCAAAGAGAGCGTCGCCCTTACCTTGCATCTGAGTGTAATGATCTACCACAAGCAGAGAAATGGAGACTTCAAATTGTCAGAGAAATTGCAAAAAAAGTTGCACAAATTCAAAATG CTGGTCTTGGTGAGTTTCGTATTCGAGACTTAAACGATGAGATCAATAAACTGATGCGGGAGAAACGTCACTGGGAAGTACAAATAAAATCGCTCGGCGGGCCCGATCACGCTCGCGTCGGACCAAGGATGTTGGATCAAGACGGAAAAGAAGTGCCGGGAAACAGGGGATATAAATATTTCGGAGCCGCTAAAGACTTACCAg GTGTCCGTGAGCTGTTCGAGCAGGAGCCCCCCGCGGCGCCGCGACGGACTCGCGCCGACCTCATGCGTGACGTCGACGCGGATTACTACGGGTACAGAGACGACGACGACGGACTGCTGCTGCCGTTAGAACAGGAAGCAGAGAAAGAAG CAATAGAGAAAGCGGTTGATGAATGGAAAAGAAACAAAGAAGAAAATAGAGACCAGGAGACGACggaagaagaaaatatttaccCAGAAGAC CCTGATGACAAGAGGATAGAAGACGAAGAAAATGAAAAACCAATGGAGACATCGCATGTGGCTGTCCCATCTCAGAAAGATGTAGAAGAAGCATTATTAAGAAGGAAAAAACAGGAACTTTTAGAAAAATATGGTTGTCTTGATGTAAAAATGGAAGAGAGCTAA
- the LOC126768398 gene encoding uncharacterized protein LOC126768398, whose translation MAEEQVNEAKSSYSQSPREPSIRSRNDFEPPITPVMPIEKVQSPKEQSSIASTLRTLPIATIPASSIKGSVQLSLKSQRSNKNESLEPVQVENKSLSLREDFKNKNEENLREDSLSSPNGRNNNNKIITKSPEEPTENTESLHDTPVYSNINKISNMSKILTDEANALRESIKSLSEGIVRTKQELKSQKEDVNFPYHLFLIEIIINKINMKCECFELDYNNLIIAATFLGKPPITLYDSSYGKIDDFSDINVGKSALFAMTYDKICSIQDFVINLTLTKQPPCSNCVSKIAETKIDYTKEFIELREELCKKWTKEQPNDNIMCTTSTPLNRNMYYLSCGDSGHSDSIGIIELATRMSFLGKEITTAFCASSKPKCTSVLTKEDNGMSMYSCQNVEMDGQGKILLDENTLTRKETPKSTHTASARGCESPLSQLSSRQGSAKQYLNKNDYIHRYQQDDLAKYDEIFTKMNTNELKIRVPKTTKIERMGKYDRIQELCSCEETPYNTGDQIQFGLPRELSYPDKSPNTYSTNLKYTYKGYDNRDRKIINVTPSNCPVPINMEKKVHPQQDVFILKIGKKLETRDKKTDLEIELVTPKAPSDKRIIDNNHISQQCSSSTLKDKSKSDTKKEKKAKKSKSNLTNKKGKTKSGTKSKKNK comes from the exons ATGGCTGAAGAACAAGTGAATGAAGCAAAGTCATCATATTCTCAGTCTCCAAGAGAACCGAGCATCAGATCAAGAAATGATTTTGAACCCCCTATTACACCTGTCATGCCTATAGAAAAGGTTCAGTCGCCTAAAGAACAATCATCTATTGCCAGTACTCTTCGTACATTACCAATCGCTACTATACCTGCGTCGTCCATTAAAGGTTCAGTTCAATTGTCACTAAAAAGTCAAAGAAGTAACAAAAATGAATCATTGGAACCGGTACAAGtggaaaataaaagtttaagtcTAAGAGaagattttaaaaacaaaaacgaagAGAACTTGAGAGAGGATTCATTATCTAGTCCTAATGGtcggaataataataataaaataataacaaaatcgcCTGAAGAACCTACGGAAAATACGGAAAGCTTACACGACACACCTGTTTacagcaatataaataaaatatcaaacatgAGTAAAATACTAACAGATGAAGCCAATGCCTTGCGGGAATCGATAAAAAGCTTGTCTGAAGGTATCGTTCGCACAAAACAAGAATTAAAAAGTCAAAAAGAAGATGTTAATTTTCCGTATcacctttttttaattgaaatcataattaacaaaattaatatgaaatgtgAATGCTTTGAGTTAGATTACAATAACTTGATTATTGCAGCGACATTTTTAGGAAAACCACCGATAACCCTCTATGATTCTTCATATGGAAAAATTGATGATTTTTCCGATATTAATGTTGGGAAATCAGCCTTATTCGCCATGACATATGATAAGATATGTAGCATTCAAGATTTCgtcattaatttgacattaacTAAACAACCACCTTGTTCAAATTGTGTTTCGAAAATTGCCGAAACGAAAATAGATTATACAAAAGAGTTCATAGAGCTACGAGAGGAACTCTGCAAGAAGTGGACCAAGGAGCAACCAAACGACAATATAATGTGTACAACGTCGACTCCACTAAACAGGAATATGTATTATCTGTCTTGTGGCGATAGCGGTCACAGCGATTCTATAGGTATTATTGAGTTAGCAACTCGGATGTCATTCCTTGGGAAAGAAATCACTACAGCGTTTTGCGCTTCCTCAAAACCCAAATGTACCTCAGTTTTGACGAAAGAAGACAATGGAATGTCAATGTACTCGTGTCAAAATGTTGAAATGGATGGACAGGGTAAAATCTTATTAGATGAAAATACTCTGACGAGAAAGGAAACACCGAAAAGTACTCACACGGCGTCAGCGAGAGGTTGTGAAAGTCCGCTATCTCAATTATCAAGCAGACAAGGATccgctaaacaatatttaaacaagAATGACTACATTCATAGATATCAACAag atGATTTGGCAAaatatgatgaaatatttacaaaaatgaatacaaatgaGTTAAAAATTCGAGTCCCGAAAACGACTAAAATAGAGAGGATGGGTAAATATGATAGAATACAAGAGCTATGTTCATGCGAAGAGACACCTTATAATACCGGTGATCAAATACAATTTGGCTTACCCAGAGAGTTGAGCTATCCAGATAAGAGTCCAAATACGTATTCAACAAATTTGAAATACACGTATAAGGGTTATGACAACAGAgacagaaaaataataaatgtcactCCATCCAACTGCCCCGTCCCAATTAATATGGAAAAGAAAGTTCACCCACAACaagatgtttttatattaaaaataggcaAGAAACTAGAAACGCGCGATAAAAAAACTGATCTCGAAATAGAACTCGTAACTCCAAAGGCTCCAAGCGATAAACGGATAATTGATAACAATCACATTTCTCAGCAATGCAGTTCTAGTACATTAAAAGACAAATCTAAATCCGACACGAAGAAGGAAAAGAAAGCGAAGAAAAGCAAatctaatttaacaaataaaaaaggcaaaacCAAAAGTGGGACCAAgtcaaaaaagaataaataa